TTGTAATACAACCAATCCTGATAACGTTGCCAAAGTGCAGCAGAATCCATAAACTCAATTTCAACCGTAATATCTCACTCGTAAGTTTACGGTACGGTTACGATCTTCGGGCGATCGCTTATCTTTTCTCTAATTTTCTGCCACTCAATTTACCTTGACATAATCCCAAATTTATGCTAATAATTTAGCCAAAAGAAAACCCGCCGAAGCGGGCATCAACCTTCAAAAACTAACTTCTGCTAAAACACCTTAGCGACCTTCCTTTGCGTCTACTCGAAACGAGAACGGCTCCGCCGAATGCGCCTTGGCGAGATAAAATATCCCCTTAAGCGCGATCGATAAATTTCTTCGCATCATCCTTCAAATTTTCTTGCTCGTGCATCGCCTTCGCTTGCATTTGTTTCACCTTACCTTCGACTTTTTGTCTTTCATTTCCCGAAAGTTCTCCTACTA
This Oscillatoria salina IIICB1 DNA region includes the following protein-coding sequences:
- a CDS encoding CsbD family protein — protein: MAAEDRIKATAKNLEGKVQEVVGELSGNERQKVEGKVKQMQAKAMHEQENLKDDAKKFIDRA